A DNA window from Xanthomonas campestris pv. campestris str. ATCC 33913 contains the following coding sequences:
- a CDS encoding HD-GYP domain-containing protein: protein MPARPLLCVDDESSNLATLRQLLRDDYPLVFAKSGGEALDAVARHAPALILLDVELPDMDGYAVARTLKQDPDSTAIPILFVTSRSTEHDERTGLEAGAADYVSRPYSAALLKARIATHLTLAENARLAQQYRDAIHLLGTAGQGQDADTGAHIWRMAAYARLLAEKVGWPPAQAQLLEDAAPLHDAGKIVVPGSILHKPDTLDEHEREVVRQHPQVGHDLLRHGRGPLFQLAADIALHHHECWDGSGYPQGVAGDAIPEAARIVAVADVFDALCGRRAYKAPWAVEDAMRKLDSMAGKQLEPRLVHAFRDALPQMLQIKDAWDRER, encoded by the coding sequence ATGCCAGCCCGTCCCCTGCTCTGCGTTGACGATGAATCCAGCAATCTGGCCACCCTGCGCCAGTTGCTGCGCGACGACTATCCACTGGTATTCGCCAAATCCGGCGGTGAAGCCCTGGATGCGGTGGCGCGGCATGCGCCGGCGCTGATCCTGCTGGACGTGGAACTGCCGGACATGGATGGCTACGCAGTGGCGCGCACACTCAAGCAGGACCCGGACAGCACCGCCATCCCGATCCTGTTCGTGACCTCGCGCAGTACCGAGCACGACGAGCGCACCGGCCTGGAGGCAGGCGCCGCCGATTACGTGAGCCGGCCCTACTCCGCCGCCTTGCTCAAGGCGCGCATCGCCACGCATCTGACCCTGGCCGAAAATGCGCGCCTGGCGCAGCAATACCGCGACGCCATCCATCTGCTGGGCACCGCCGGCCAGGGCCAGGACGCGGACACCGGCGCGCATATCTGGCGCATGGCTGCCTATGCGCGCCTGCTAGCGGAGAAAGTCGGCTGGCCACCCGCGCAGGCACAGCTGCTGGAAGATGCCGCGCCGCTGCATGACGCCGGCAAGATCGTCGTGCCCGGCAGCATCCTGCACAAGCCCGATACCCTGGACGAGCACGAGCGCGAGGTGGTGCGCCAGCATCCCCAGGTGGGCCACGACCTGCTGCGGCACGGCCGCGGGCCGCTGTTCCAGCTGGCTGCCGATATCGCCCTGCACCACCACGAATGCTGGGACGGCAGCGGTTATCCGCAGGGCGTGGCGGGCGATGCCATCCCCGAAGCCGCCCGCATCGTGGCGGTGGCCGATGTGTTCGATGCACTGTGCGGGCGCCGCGCCTACAAAGCGCCGTGGGCGGTGGAAGATGCCATGCGCAAGCTCGACAGCATGGCCGGGAAGCAACTGGAGCCGCGCCTGGTGCACGCGTTTCGCGATGCCCTGCCGCAGATGCTGCAGATCAAGGACGCCTGGGATCGGGAGCGTTGA
- a CDS encoding CHASE domain-containing hybrid sensor histidine kinase/response regulator, protein MPHGRWDLRRKYGRRASIGAVLLLSAGLIAAFLVGFAVHRHNELERERRFDMVVRVLARNISERMYTFEHGLRGARGAVIGAGSDVISRDRFTRYSRSRDYPREFPGVLGYGYIHRVAAADEAAFLDAARADGAPDIQRRLLAPWDGERFIVLYFEPESSGNRPLGLDVASEPRRRIAAIAAARSGQPTMTSPVSLSGYQTPSEGGFLVLLPVYREGMPLQTPQQRMDATTGWAYAPLSVKQMLESTLGDRDDVAISLSDREDTQHTFYRSGIAAPESMRRAAHTQLLPIYGRTWVLTARPTLHFIGSLNQNSPWLMGSLVLGTAILLAALLGLYFSNGLRREEVLRKQMELAALVSHSSEAIVAETPDGEITHWNPAAEAMFGYPADVAIGQDLTTLLSPQPYAMPQIDQDEAPPVAALSAAQTMRHRDGHQVFVLASKAPIIEHDNAVSGHSHFFRDISERVRSHQRIVDLNASLEHQVAERTSELVQFSVLQRAILAHAGYAIIATDSSGFVTMFNPAAEKLLGYSADDVIGRRKASQFIEADELQERALRLAEQTGTPVAGTLEAVAALTSLGRSDTSEWTYVSQDGRRLPVLLTLSTLRDDNDQVIGYLGVAVDLTEQKLHEKQLRLAMDAARSANQSKSDFLANMSHEIRTPMNAILGMLYLLQRSELPGAAQDMVTKIDRSARSLLEIINDILDFSKIEAGRIDLERAPFDLNQLFDNIADLMRSSLSAKPVEMIVEPLPRECRWLLGDALRINQVLVNLVGNAIKFTEQGEVVLSVRRFPSGDPNKIKLLFSVRDTGIGISKEKQSLIFSPFLQADTSTSRRYGGSGLGLTISRRLIELMGGALEVESVPGRGSEFYFVITLERTDPPKAQQEAALLPPESMPRVLIADDHDAALNNLVRIATELGWRVDAVASGQAAMQAIEDATEPYDIFLLDWRMPDIDGVAIARQVRARATPGRHPVIVMVTAYERRLLEQHPEQQDLDAVMTKPVTSAALHRLVEQLVDERPNARPATPTFVARRLEGAQLLLVDDSEINCEVAQRILEGEGAMVTVAHDGEQAVNTLKRAPDLFHLVLMDVQMPVVDGYEATRRLRQIPSLASLPVIALTAGAFRPQQEKALEAGMNGFIAKPFNVEELVTAIRHFLQPGSRRVSSLPHERAPAAGPEWAHTDPLLLDAARAQSLWREREPYERYLLKLLRDNPDPAETAAAHLRNNELPAIGALAHKLRGAAGSLALPALAGASGDLESRVEQGHDLTAALLALKDTMAQTTAAIHAFLQTSPSTQDTGQTGAALDDDSALILENALRSDDADKIDHALLICAPRLPPPLQEDLQRAVDDFDFRRAEATLRDWQANHPR, encoded by the coding sequence ATGCCGCACGGCCGCTGGGATTTGCGCAGGAAATACGGACGCCGTGCCTCCATCGGCGCCGTCCTGCTGCTGAGCGCAGGCCTGATCGCCGCATTCCTGGTCGGCTTCGCGGTGCATCGGCATAACGAGCTGGAGCGTGAGCGGCGCTTCGATATGGTGGTGCGGGTACTGGCGCGCAACATCAGCGAGCGCATGTACACCTTCGAGCATGGCCTGCGCGGCGCGCGCGGTGCGGTAATCGGTGCCGGCAGCGATGTGATCAGTCGAGACCGCTTCACCCGTTACAGCCGCTCGCGCGATTACCCACGCGAATTTCCAGGCGTGCTCGGCTACGGCTACATCCATCGCGTTGCCGCCGCAGATGAAGCGGCCTTCCTGGATGCCGCACGCGCTGACGGTGCGCCCGATATTCAGCGCAGGCTGCTGGCGCCGTGGGATGGCGAGCGCTTCATCGTGCTGTATTTCGAACCGGAGTCATCCGGTAACCGCCCGCTAGGGTTGGATGTTGCGTCCGAGCCACGCCGGCGGATCGCAGCGATCGCAGCCGCGCGCAGCGGCCAGCCGACCATGACCTCGCCGGTCTCGCTGTCGGGCTACCAGACTCCCAGCGAAGGCGGCTTTTTGGTGTTGCTGCCGGTCTACCGCGAAGGCATGCCACTGCAGACACCGCAGCAGCGCATGGACGCGACCACCGGCTGGGCGTACGCGCCACTCAGCGTCAAACAGATGCTGGAGAGCACCCTGGGCGACCGCGATGATGTTGCGATTAGCCTGAGTGATCGCGAGGACACCCAGCACACCTTCTACCGGAGCGGCATTGCCGCGCCAGAAAGCATGCGCCGCGCTGCACACACCCAGCTGCTGCCAATCTATGGCCGCACCTGGGTGCTTACCGCGCGGCCCACGCTGCACTTCATCGGCTCACTCAACCAGAACTCGCCGTGGCTGATGGGCAGCCTGGTCCTGGGCACCGCCATTCTGCTGGCCGCGCTGCTCGGGCTGTATTTCAGTAACGGCCTGCGTCGCGAAGAGGTGCTGCGCAAGCAGATGGAACTGGCCGCCCTGGTCAGCCATTCCAGCGAAGCGATCGTGGCCGAAACACCAGACGGTGAAATCACGCACTGGAATCCGGCAGCCGAGGCCATGTTCGGTTATCCGGCCGATGTGGCGATCGGCCAGGACCTGACCACGCTGTTGTCGCCGCAACCCTATGCCATGCCGCAGATCGACCAGGACGAGGCACCGCCGGTCGCAGCCCTCTCCGCCGCGCAGACCATGCGCCACCGCGACGGGCATCAGGTGTTCGTGCTGGCGAGCAAGGCGCCGATCATCGAGCACGACAATGCGGTCAGCGGCCACTCGCATTTCTTCCGCGACATTTCCGAGCGTGTGCGCTCGCATCAGCGCATTGTCGATCTCAACGCCTCGCTCGAGCATCAGGTGGCCGAACGCACCAGCGAGCTGGTGCAGTTCTCGGTGCTGCAACGCGCGATCCTGGCGCACGCCGGTTACGCCATCATCGCCACCGATTCCAGCGGCTTTGTCACCATGTTCAATCCAGCCGCAGAAAAACTGCTTGGCTACAGCGCCGACGATGTGATCGGCCGGCGCAAGGCCAGCCAGTTCATCGAAGCGGACGAACTGCAGGAGCGCGCACTGCGGCTGGCCGAACAGACCGGCACGCCGGTCGCCGGCACGCTGGAAGCGGTCGCTGCGCTCACCAGCCTCGGCCGCAGCGACACCAGCGAATGGACCTATGTCAGCCAGGACGGCCGTCGCCTGCCAGTGCTGCTGACCTTGAGCACGTTGCGCGACGACAACGACCAGGTGATCGGGTACCTGGGCGTGGCGGTGGATCTCACCGAGCAGAAACTGCACGAAAAACAGCTGCGCTTGGCAATGGACGCGGCCAGAAGCGCCAACCAGTCCAAGTCGGATTTCCTGGCCAACATGAGCCATGAAATCCGCACGCCGATGAACGCCATCCTGGGCATGCTGTACCTGCTCCAGCGCAGCGAGTTGCCGGGCGCCGCGCAGGACATGGTGACCAAGATCGACCGCTCGGCACGGTCGCTGCTGGAGATCATCAACGACATCCTGGACTTCTCCAAGATCGAGGCCGGGCGCATCGATCTGGAGCGCGCACCGTTCGACCTCAATCAATTGTTCGACAACATCGCCGACCTGATGCGCTCCTCGCTCAGCGCCAAGCCGGTGGAGATGATCGTCGAGCCGTTGCCGCGCGAATGCCGCTGGCTGCTCGGCGATGCGCTGCGCATCAACCAGGTGCTGGTCAACCTGGTCGGCAATGCGATCAAGTTCACCGAACAAGGCGAAGTGGTGTTGTCGGTGCGCCGCTTTCCCAGTGGCGACCCCAACAAGATCAAGCTGCTGTTCTCGGTACGCGACACCGGCATCGGCATCTCAAAGGAAAAGCAGAGCCTGATCTTCTCGCCGTTCCTGCAGGCAGATACCTCCACCAGCCGCCGCTACGGCGGCAGCGGGCTGGGTCTCACCATCAGCCGGCGCTTGATCGAACTGATGGGCGGCGCGCTGGAAGTGGAAAGCGTGCCCGGGCGTGGCAGCGAGTTCTATTTCGTCATCACGTTGGAAAGAACCGACCCGCCCAAGGCCCAGCAGGAAGCGGCGCTACTGCCGCCCGAATCCATGCCGCGCGTGCTGATTGCCGACGACCACGATGCGGCCTTGAACAACCTGGTGCGGATCGCTACCGAGCTGGGCTGGCGGGTGGATGCGGTGGCCAGCGGCCAGGCCGCGATGCAAGCGATCGAAGACGCCACCGAACCGTACGACATCTTCCTGCTGGACTGGCGCATGCCCGACATCGACGGCGTGGCAATCGCGCGCCAGGTGCGTGCCCGCGCCACACCGGGCCGGCATCCGGTGATCGTGATGGTCACCGCCTACGAACGCCGGCTGCTGGAGCAACACCCCGAGCAGCAGGACCTGGATGCGGTGATGACCAAGCCGGTGACCAGCGCTGCGCTGCATCGGCTGGTGGAACAATTGGTCGACGAGCGCCCCAACGCACGCCCAGCGACGCCAACCTTCGTCGCGCGCCGGCTGGAAGGCGCGCAGCTGCTGCTGGTGGACGACAGCGAGATCAACTGTGAAGTGGCACAGCGCATCCTCGAAGGCGAAGGCGCCATGGTCACCGTGGCCCACGACGGCGAGCAGGCGGTGAACACGCTCAAGCGCGCGCCGGACCTGTTCCACCTGGTGCTGATGGATGTGCAGATGCCGGTGGTGGATGGCTACGAGGCCACCCGCCGCCTGCGCCAGATTCCGTCGCTGGCCAGCCTGCCGGTGATCGCGCTGACCGCCGGTGCCTTCCGACCGCAGCAGGAAAAAGCGCTGGAAGCAGGCATGAACGGTTTCATCGCCAAGCCCTTCAACGTGGAGGAACTGGTCACCGCAATCCGGCACTTCCTGCAGCCCGGCAGCCGGCGGGTATCCTCGCTGCCGCACGAACGCGCGCCGGCCGCAGGCCCGGAGTGGGCGCACACCGATCCGCTGCTGCTGGATGCCGCACGCGCGCAAAGCCTGTGGCGCGAGCGTGAGCCGTACGAGCGCTACCTGCTCAAGTTGCTGCGCGACAACCCCGACCCGGCCGAGACCGCCGCCGCGCATCTGCGCAACAACGAGCTGCCGGCGATTGGCGCACTGGCACACAAGCTGCGCGGCGCCGCCGGTTCGCTGGCCCTGCCCGCCCTGGCCGGCGCGTCGGGCGATCTGGAATCGCGTGTGGAACAGGGCCATGACCTGACCGCCGCATTGCTCGCGCTCAAGGACACCATGGCGCAGACCACCGCGGCCATCCACGCCTTCCTGCAGACCAGCCCCAGCACGCAAGACACCGGGCAAACCGGTGCCGCTTTGGACGACGACAGCGCGCTGATCCTGGAAAACGCGCTGCGCAGCGACGATGCCGACAAGATCGACCACGCGCTGCTGATCTGTGCCCCACGTCTGCCACCGCCGTTGCAGGAAGACCTGCAGCGCGCCGTGGACGACTTCGATTTCCGCCGCGCCGAAGCCACCCTGCGCGATTGGCAAGCCAACCACCCACGCTGA
- a CDS encoding DHA2 family efflux MFS transporter permease subunit: MSSSVSEAGAAPAPRYPDYRIISLILACAIFMEQMDATVLATALPTLARDFGVAAPAMSIAMTSYLLALAVLIPASGAIADRFGLRRVFSASIWVFIGGSILCSLADSLPTMVAARVLQGAGGAMMAPLGRLILLRTVERRHLVSAMAWTLVPAFIGPMLGPPLGGFFVSYLDWRWIFYINVPIGITGFLLVRRFIPDIPSESAPARFDLRGFVLCGTALGCLLFGLEMVSQEDGIPRASWLLAIGGATALGYLWHARQHPAPLLDLSLLRIDSFRLSVIGGALMRITQGAHPFLLPLLFQISFGFSAARSGRLILATALGALLMRSITPQLLRRFGYRNSLIGNGVLASLGYMVCALFRPDWPPALMFGLLLCCGAFMSFQFAAYNTIAYENVPAARMGRASSLYTTLQQLMLSVGVCAGAMILKLAMLAGDHPQPQQRDFSLAFCVVSLISLSATWWHVRFDKHAGQEMSGHRA, translated from the coding sequence ATGTCCTCCAGCGTGTCCGAGGCCGGCGCGGCGCCGGCGCCGCGTTATCCCGATTACCGCATCATCTCGCTGATCCTGGCCTGCGCCATTTTCATGGAGCAGATGGATGCGACCGTGCTGGCGACGGCACTGCCGACCCTGGCGCGCGATTTCGGCGTGGCCGCGCCGGCGATGAGCATCGCCATGACCAGCTACCTGCTGGCGCTGGCGGTGCTGATCCCGGCCAGCGGCGCGATCGCTGACCGCTTCGGGCTGCGTCGCGTGTTCAGCGCCTCCATCTGGGTATTCATTGGCGGCTCCATCCTGTGCTCGCTGGCCGACAGCCTGCCGACCATGGTGGCCGCGCGGGTGCTGCAGGGCGCCGGCGGCGCGATGATGGCCCCGCTCGGGCGGCTGATCCTACTGCGCACCGTGGAGCGCCGCCACCTGGTGTCCGCAATGGCCTGGACGCTGGTGCCGGCCTTCATCGGCCCGATGCTTGGGCCGCCGCTGGGCGGGTTCTTCGTGTCCTACCTGGACTGGCGCTGGATCTTCTACATCAACGTGCCAATCGGCATCACCGGCTTTTTGCTGGTGCGGCGCTTCATTCCGGACATTCCCAGCGAATCTGCACCCGCGCGCTTTGATCTGCGCGGCTTCGTGCTGTGCGGCACCGCCCTGGGCTGCCTGCTGTTCGGGCTGGAAATGGTCAGCCAGGAAGATGGCATCCCGCGCGCCAGCTGGCTGCTGGCCATCGGTGGTGCCACGGCGCTGGGCTATCTGTGGCATGCGCGCCAGCATCCGGCACCGTTGCTGGATCTGAGCCTGCTGCGGATCGACTCGTTCCGGCTGTCGGTGATCGGTGGCGCGCTGATGCGCATTACCCAGGGCGCGCATCCGTTCCTGCTGCCGCTGCTGTTCCAGATCAGCTTCGGCTTCAGCGCCGCGCGCAGCGGGCGGCTGATCCTGGCCACCGCGCTGGGCGCGCTGCTGATGCGCAGCATCACCCCGCAATTGCTGCGCCGCTTCGGCTACCGCAACAGCCTGATCGGCAACGGCGTACTGGCCAGCCTGGGCTACATGGTGTGCGCGCTGTTCAGGCCAGACTGGCCGCCGGCGCTGATGTTCGGTTTGCTGCTGTGCTGCGGGGCGTTCATGTCGTTCCAGTTTGCCGCCTACAACACCATCGCCTACGAAAACGTGCCGGCCGCGCGCATGGGCCGCGCCAGCAGCCTGTACACCACGCTGCAGCAATTGATGCTGTCGGTCGGTGTGTGTGCCGGCGCGATGATCCTCAAGCTGGCGATGCTGGCGGGCGATCACCCGCAGCCGCAGCAACGCGATTTTTCGCTGGCGTTCTGCGTGGTCAGCCTGATCTCGCTCAGCGCCACGTGGTGGCACGTGCGCTTCGACAAGCATGCCGGGCAGGAAATGAGCGGGCATCGCGCCTGA
- a CDS encoding isochorismatase family protein encodes MSTALIVVDIQNDYFPGGRFPLENSEQALASALEHIAQAKQAGQVVIGIRHTAPGDGPLLADGSVGAEFHPAIAAALEGCTVIEKHQADSFLGTSLGQTLAGANVAAIQLAGMMTQHCITHTALSPDAAGFDVAIIAAACAAPTAVISDVALSGLAGRCTVL; translated from the coding sequence ATGAGCACTGCATTGATCGTGGTGGATATCCAGAACGATTACTTCCCCGGTGGCCGTTTCCCGCTCGAGAACAGCGAGCAGGCATTGGCCAGCGCCCTGGAGCACATTGCGCAGGCCAAGCAGGCCGGCCAAGTGGTGATCGGCATCCGGCACACCGCACCGGGCGATGGCCCGCTCCTTGCCGATGGCAGTGTGGGCGCCGAGTTTCATCCGGCGATTGCCGCGGCGCTCGAAGGCTGCACGGTGATCGAGAAGCATCAGGCCGATAGCTTCCTGGGCACCTCGCTCGGACAGACGCTTGCCGGTGCGAATGTTGCAGCGATCCAGCTTGCCGGCATGATGACGCAGCACTGCATCACCCACACCGCGTTGTCGCCGGACGCCGCTGGTTTTGATGTGGCGATCATCGCTGCGGCCTGCGCGGCGCCAACGGCGGTGATCAGCGACGTTGCGCTGTCCGGCCTGGCGGGGCGTTGCACGGTGCTGTGA
- a CDS encoding GlxA family transcriptional regulator translates to MRAQRSVPPSPAPISVVVVAPAGISPFHLSVPMMIFDLQPDDRPLFTLRIAAEDTRVALAGGQVGVTPDGDLSLLDQAEVLIVPGWADLDRAPSAALRAALVAATQRGAHVVGLCYGAYALAYAGLLDGKLASTHWHAEADFHHRFPRVRLDMNALYVDEQRIVTSAGTGAALDCCMYLVRKLCGARQANAIARMMVLPQHRDGGQAQYIDQPVPASPQDAALSRLLDFMRADLQQDHALDALAERVAMSRRSFTRRFHKATGMTVGEWLGAERLRRAKDLLESTALSIEQVAEQSGYKSAVSFRQRFNQAFQTSPREWRKRFTLLEQESLRV, encoded by the coding sequence ATGCGCGCGCAACGTTCAGTCCCTCCTAGCCCTGCGCCGATCTCGGTCGTGGTGGTGGCGCCAGCGGGCATCAGTCCCTTTCATCTGTCGGTGCCGATGATGATCTTCGACCTGCAGCCGGACGATCGCCCGCTGTTTACGCTGCGCATCGCCGCCGAAGACACGCGTGTCGCGCTGGCCGGAGGCCAAGTGGGCGTCACGCCGGACGGCGACCTGAGCCTGCTGGATCAGGCGGAGGTGCTCATCGTTCCCGGCTGGGCCGATCTGGACCGTGCTCCCAGCGCCGCACTGCGCGCCGCGCTGGTCGCGGCGACTCAGCGCGGCGCGCACGTGGTGGGCCTTTGCTACGGTGCCTATGCGCTGGCTTATGCGGGCCTGCTGGATGGAAAGCTGGCTTCGACGCATTGGCATGCCGAGGCCGATTTCCACCACCGCTTTCCGCGCGTTCGGCTGGACATGAATGCGCTTTACGTCGATGAGCAGCGCATCGTGACCTCGGCAGGAACCGGTGCGGCGCTGGATTGCTGCATGTATCTGGTGCGCAAGCTGTGTGGCGCGCGCCAGGCCAATGCGATCGCACGCATGATGGTGCTGCCGCAGCATCGCGACGGTGGCCAGGCGCAGTACATCGATCAGCCCGTGCCCGCCTCGCCACAGGATGCGGCACTGAGCCGGCTGCTGGACTTCATGCGCGCGGATCTGCAGCAGGATCATGCGCTGGATGCACTGGCCGAGCGTGTGGCGATGAGCCGACGCTCGTTCACCCGCCGCTTCCACAAGGCCACCGGCATGACCGTGGGTGAATGGCTGGGCGCCGAACGCCTGCGGCGTGCCAAGGATCTGCTCGAATCCACCGCGCTGTCGATCGAGCAGGTGGCCGAACAATCCGGTTACAAAAGCGCAGTGTCGTTCCGGCAGCGCTTCAACCAGGCATTCCAGACCAGCCCGCGCGAATGGCGCAAGCGATTCACCCTGCTAGAGCAGGAATCGTTGCGGGTTTGA